The Myxococcales bacterium genome window below encodes:
- a CDS encoding serine/threonine protein kinase: protein MKSVAGEDDGARAEAREPVAADVSAPAINAAAEPAAEPDQATRTSTRDEEPAQGDSPANHKGEQRTSERLPAPLQFRDPARYDVLGEHGRGGLGRVFRARDREMGRDVALKELLHRGASSELRFFREALITARLEHPGIVPVHEAGRWPDGTPFYAMKLVAGRPLKALIDACTKTDERLALLPHIIAVADAIAYAHDRKIIHRDLKPSNVIVGEFGETVVIDWGLAKDISSEAEPDDAAEDGPYRTSAPAPGVTVVGSVLGTPAYMAPEQAAASGSTSAPTSTRSARCCTSCAPASCRRPTTRTGSTPTCSAATSTST, encoded by the coding sequence ATGAAGTCGGTGGCGGGCGAAGACGACGGCGCGCGCGCCGAGGCAAGAGAGCCTGTCGCCGCGGACGTCTCGGCGCCCGCGATCAATGCCGCGGCCGAGCCCGCAGCCGAGCCCGACCAGGCCACGCGCACCAGCACCCGGGACGAGGAGCCGGCCCAGGGCGACTCGCCCGCCAACCACAAGGGCGAGCAGCGCACCTCCGAACGGCTGCCGGCCCCGCTCCAGTTCCGCGACCCGGCCCGCTACGACGTCCTGGGCGAGCACGGCCGGGGCGGCCTCGGCCGCGTCTTCCGCGCGCGCGACCGCGAGATGGGGCGCGACGTCGCGCTGAAGGAGCTCCTCCACCGCGGCGCGTCCAGCGAGCTGAGGTTCTTCCGGGAGGCGCTCATCACCGCGCGCCTCGAGCACCCCGGCATCGTCCCGGTCCACGAGGCCGGCCGCTGGCCCGACGGCACGCCGTTCTATGCGATGAAGCTGGTCGCCGGGCGGCCGCTCAAGGCGCTGATCGACGCGTGCACCAAGACCGACGAGCGCCTCGCGCTGCTGCCCCACATCATCGCGGTCGCCGACGCCATCGCCTACGCCCACGACCGCAAGATCATCCATCGTGACCTGAAGCCGTCCAACGTGATCGTGGGCGAGTTCGGCGAGACGGTGGTGATCGACTGGGGCCTGGCCAAGGACATCTCGTCCGAGGCCGAGCCCGACGACGCCGCCGAGGACGGGCCCTACCGCACGTCGGCGCCGGCCCCCGGCGTCACCGTGGTCGGCTCGGTGCTCGGCACGCCGGCCTACATGGCGCCCGAACAGGCCGCGGCGAGCGGGTCGACGAGCGCGCCGACGTCTACGCGATCGGCGCGATGCTGTACCAGCTGTGCACCGGCGAGCTGTCGCCGCCCAACGACCCGTACCGGATCTACGCCAACCTGCAGCGCCGCGACGTCGACGTCGACCTGA
- a CDS encoding erythromycin esterase family protein, which yields MFVADLNTGEPVFKGKSRKPLLDIVRELPDGEYVVAGTSVDKYSVARVTVPLSQDPNLSYRTDCVSITGSVIGQPAGDHPVGFFPWTDPERIQAVGVEKDGAFAACVPSGRYYAVVEGEQFHSQKLYFDLASGAGAADVKLWALDELNRPASRSAFVNTPDLPEFIDAAAKNASVIGIGESDHGSASALTSRTKLIMSLAALGRVSAIAIEAGPVEVFPLDDYVTGKSVDVKAAVAGLGYWIWNTKEFIDFLKMIRIHNQSGSGDVIRIVGIDLPQNEKAFDYLIEHVGRLGLEDALVAQLAPLRTDRAAGAAALDAKERQSMIDELRVRASRMSGSEAERDRVALLSVAHRIEVSALTGVWRNAQRDVAMADMVLLNAERTEGKVLVVLAHNDTSRFR from the coding sequence GTGTTCGTCGCTGACTTGAACACGGGCGAGCCGGTGTTCAAAGGAAAAAGCCGCAAACCACTCCTTGATATCGTGAGGGAATTGCCGGATGGCGAATACGTCGTCGCGGGAACGTCTGTCGACAAGTATTCAGTGGCACGGGTCACGGTCCCGCTCTCACAAGACCCGAACTTATCATATCGTACGGATTGCGTCTCCATCACCGGATCGGTCATCGGCCAGCCTGCAGGAGATCATCCCGTCGGGTTCTTTCCATGGACCGACCCGGAACGTATTCAGGCTGTCGGTGTCGAGAAGGACGGGGCGTTCGCCGCTTGCGTCCCTTCCGGCCGCTACTACGCGGTCGTCGAAGGAGAGCAGTTTCACTCTCAGAAGCTCTACTTCGACCTCGCAAGTGGCGCTGGCGCAGCAGACGTGAAGCTCTGGGCGCTGGACGAACTCAATCGACCCGCGAGCCGTTCGGCATTTGTCAACACCCCGGATCTCCCGGAGTTCATAGACGCAGCGGCCAAGAATGCGTCAGTCATTGGAATCGGAGAATCGGATCACGGCTCCGCATCGGCCCTCACCTCCCGCACCAAGTTGATCATGAGCCTCGCTGCGCTCGGTCGAGTCAGCGCCATTGCGATTGAGGCTGGACCTGTCGAAGTGTTTCCATTGGATGACTACGTCACGGGGAAGTCTGTGGACGTAAAAGCTGCTGTTGCCGGACTGGGGTACTGGATCTGGAACACCAAGGAGTTCATTGACTTTCTCAAAATGATCCGCATCCACAATCAGAGTGGCAGCGGAGATGTGATCCGCATCGTCGGAATAGACCTTCCGCAGAACGAGAAGGCGTTCGACTACCTAATAGAACATGTCGGGCGACTCGGGCTTGAAGATGCGTTGGTTGCCCAGTTGGCTCCGCTGCGCACAGATCGCGCCGCTGGAGCAGCGGCGCTGGATGCGAAAGAGCGTCAATCAATGATTGACGAACTGCGTGTGCGCGCTTCACGTATGTCTGGATCGGAGGCCGAGCGTGATCGGGTCGCGTTGCTGTCGGTAGCGCACCGGATTGAGGTTTCTGCACTCACCGGCGTTTGGAGGAATGCGCAGCGGGATGTTGCGATGGCCGATATGGTCCTGCTCAATGCCGAGAGGACGGAGGGGAAGGTTCTTGTTGTGCTCGCTCACAATGACACGTCAAGGTTTCGATAA
- a CDS encoding erythromycin esterase family protein produces the protein MNNVPPTAGYWIRAKLGDGYRAIGLFGYAGETRARGATSMDVYPLPAPPTYSMESAVASDNPGRAEVYLPFARLSRAARDWLVLPRRVREFGAGYPGPTGDFDYVPLLEEYDAAVVVRLVVPSTDASDVHTAE, from the coding sequence ATAAACAATGTCCCGCCTACAGCCGGATACTGGATTCGCGCCAAACTCGGCGATGGTTACCGGGCGATTGGACTCTTTGGGTACGCTGGTGAGACGCGCGCGCGGGGCGCGACATCGATGGACGTCTACCCATTGCCCGCGCCACCAACGTACTCCATGGAATCCGCCGTCGCAAGCGACAACCCAGGGCGAGCCGAGGTCTACTTGCCGTTTGCCCGCTTGAGTAGGGCCGCACGTGATTGGCTTGTGCTGCCGCGCCGAGTCAGGGAATTTGGTGCGGGCTATCCGGGCCCGACGGGTGATTTTGACTATGTTCCACTATTGGAAGAGTACGACGCCGCAGTTGTGGTCCGGTTGGTAGTTCCATCCACGGACGCCAGTGACGTGCATACCGCAGAATAG
- a CDS encoding erythromycin esterase family protein, whose product MSPAIVSKVEVPLAPPSDPLWAGLNLNFEAVVDGQPEAWKLGAGGGLPQGEGGSDRDAHGGVASFRLTAGPDGFGTASVSVDATTLRGKRVSLHGWVKTEVVGGDNAQVWLRVDRRPPAYGTPPVGDPSRAGGWREAVAVVDVPDDAERLTLGPGVVGAGAAWFDDFSIAVEDIPAPHPVVVMGRVIDDAGAPVAGAEVRLVDPQSSSTPAATSGPDGGFRVVTTSGRFGLTAYKAGSVGGFVDTMLVEADIADVRITLPRAGGVLVVGRAVMTDPVPAGTRVNVWPVSANSADLFSFPVAADGTFGGQLPLANEYGARVDAARLTGLASVARAGDRVVIDLEVSVLAPPPPAVADWLTASAIRIATADPDHDLDDLEPLKKIVGKARIVALGEATHGTREFFQLKHRVVRYLVERLGFTVFAIEANQPECRAIHDYVLTGAVDPRHGLDGIHFWTWNTEEVLAMIEWMRAWNADPRHVKKVQFTGFDMQYTDVAAASVAAFVQQVAPGEVALVAPLSDAKAEVRRAAVPAVVARFEQLAKSWRAAAGTAAYELARQDLRVLEQEAAMAAAGAGGYRTRDMAMADNAEWILAHQPKGTGMVVWAHNGHVGVDATSYAAMGSDLRRRFGTGYVVFGFVFGQGSFQAIDGTKGRGDTLREHTLGPAPESDASTPFARVGQPTLVADLRTAPHGVVATWFAAPHPMRDVGAVFSNEANMTSPVALSRAFDAVIYVDKTTRARPLPGGIRPKPAPAPEPPAP is encoded by the coding sequence GTGAGTCCCGCGATTGTCAGCAAGGTCGAGGTGCCCTTGGCGCCGCCGAGCGACCCGCTGTGGGCCGGGCTCAACCTCAACTTCGAGGCGGTCGTCGATGGCCAGCCGGAGGCGTGGAAGCTGGGGGCGGGCGGCGGACTTCCACAGGGCGAGGGTGGCAGCGATCGTGACGCCCACGGCGGGGTCGCGTCGTTTCGGTTGACCGCGGGGCCCGACGGCTTTGGCACCGCGTCGGTGTCGGTCGATGCCACCACGTTGCGCGGCAAGCGGGTCAGCCTCCACGGCTGGGTGAAGACCGAGGTGGTCGGCGGCGACAACGCGCAGGTGTGGCTGCGTGTCGATCGCCGGCCGCCGGCGTACGGGACGCCGCCCGTCGGTGACCCGAGCCGGGCAGGGGGATGGCGTGAGGCGGTGGCCGTGGTGGACGTGCCGGATGACGCGGAGCGCCTGACGCTCGGACCAGGCGTGGTGGGCGCGGGCGCCGCCTGGTTCGACGACTTCTCGATCGCGGTCGAGGACATCCCGGCCCCGCATCCGGTGGTGGTGATGGGCCGCGTCATCGACGATGCCGGCGCGCCAGTCGCGGGCGCCGAGGTCAGGCTCGTCGACCCGCAGAGCTCGTCGACACCGGCGGCCACCAGCGGACCTGACGGCGGCTTCCGGGTCGTGACCACCTCGGGCCGGTTCGGCCTGACCGCGTACAAGGCTGGGTCCGTCGGTGGCTTCGTCGACACGATGCTGGTCGAGGCCGATATCGCTGACGTCCGGATCACGCTGCCGCGCGCGGGCGGCGTGCTGGTCGTGGGTCGTGCCGTGATGACAGATCCCGTGCCGGCGGGCACGCGGGTCAACGTCTGGCCGGTGAGCGCGAACAGCGCCGACCTCTTCTCGTTCCCGGTCGCCGCGGATGGAACATTCGGGGGCCAGTTGCCGCTGGCGAACGAGTACGGCGCCAGAGTCGACGCCGCCCGGCTGACGGGACTCGCCAGCGTCGCCCGGGCCGGCGATCGCGTGGTCATCGACCTGGAAGTCAGCGTCCTGGCGCCGCCGCCGCCAGCGGTGGCTGATTGGCTGACCGCGTCGGCGATCCGGATCGCCACCGCCGATCCAGACCACGACCTCGACGACCTCGAGCCGCTGAAGAAGATCGTCGGCAAGGCCCGGATCGTCGCGCTGGGCGAGGCGACGCACGGCACCCGCGAGTTCTTCCAGCTGAAGCACCGCGTGGTGCGCTACCTGGTCGAGCGCCTGGGCTTCACGGTCTTCGCGATCGAGGCCAACCAGCCCGAGTGTCGCGCGATCCACGACTACGTCCTGACGGGCGCGGTTGATCCGCGGCACGGGCTCGACGGGATCCATTTCTGGACCTGGAACACCGAGGAGGTGCTGGCGATGATCGAGTGGATGCGGGCGTGGAACGCCGATCCGCGCCACGTCAAGAAGGTGCAGTTCACCGGCTTCGACATGCAGTACACCGACGTGGCCGCTGCGTCTGTCGCCGCGTTCGTGCAGCAGGTCGCGCCAGGCGAGGTGGCGCTGGTCGCGCCGCTCTCGGACGCCAAGGCCGAGGTGCGCCGGGCGGCCGTCCCGGCGGTGGTGGCGCGGTTCGAGCAGCTCGCGAAATCGTGGCGCGCGGCCGCCGGGACCGCGGCCTACGAGCTGGCGCGTCAAGACCTTCGCGTCCTCGAGCAGGAGGCCGCGATGGCTGCGGCCGGCGCCGGCGGCTACCGCACTCGTGACATGGCGATGGCCGACAACGCCGAGTGGATCCTCGCTCACCAACCCAAGGGCACGGGCATGGTCGTGTGGGCGCACAACGGGCACGTCGGTGTGGACGCCACGAGCTACGCGGCGATGGGGAGCGACCTGCGGCGGCGCTTCGGCACGGGCTACGTGGTCTTCGGCTTCGTGTTCGGCCAGGGGTCCTTTCAGGCGATCGACGGGACCAAGGGCCGAGGCGACACGCTGCGCGAGCACACGCTGGGGCCGGCGCCGGAAAGTGACGCGTCGACGCCGTTCGCCCGCGTCGGCCAGCCGACCTTGGTGGCTGACCTGCGGACGGCGCCGCACGGCGTGGTCGCGACATGGTTCGCGGCGCCGCACCCGATGCGCGACGTCGGCGCCGTGTTCAGCAACGAGGCGAACATGACGAGCCCGGTCGCGCTGTCCAGGGCGTTCGACGCGGTGATCTACGTCGACAAGACCACCCGCGCGCGGCCGTTGCCTGGAGGCATCCGGCCGAAGCCGGCGCCCGCGCCTGAGCCGCCGGCGCCATGA
- a CDS encoding carboxypeptidase regulatory-like domain-containing protein, which translates to MRRWALAALVLMIVVAAVMVARRQRPRGGGARPTADVVIVAGGERKVAGATLRGAVVDDATGAPVAAAAIAVVARGGASAGRARVVEGDSAGEFALRLAAGRYLVRAAADGRAQRAPVEVVIVDGADREVTLRVVTMAAAVTGTVMDLESGVLTGASVEAIELGTRDSAPVVAVTDGAGRYRLALAAGPYLLTARFDGYVDGERRVMVERGARVEDFRLAPAATIRGRVLRAEDRGPIAGACVQVEAADELAGFVPAAVRPCVTSGADGAYELTGVSPGVVSLGARAPGWGQATAVQVSVGIGETRDGVELLLEAASDVHGVVVDQRERPIEGVAIVATRPEDLGVTAARATSDAAGAFVLEGLTVGHYLVRSTPGQAALATAAAAIAVPSSESLVLRVARGVSVSGQVSPARPGQVRVTRPLEAISLDGLGTSVTAEALLTAPIDEQGRFQLDDVPAGTWDLVASTEQGGGSARVEVQDVDLRDVTIVLDRLASICGTVREASGGTLGAVTVTPSLRNQPVSLPTTAYRHLRHASAHGGTPIGSDGSFCLRDLSPGDYLLVARDDRQALMWAQRHLDAGGSVTGVTLEPGEQRTGYVLEVHRPLVTLRGRVVDEQGAPVADALVTADRDGAIGGSASVHFPLIEQSGPAGPAVTDAAGEFTLEVLPAPHRLVAEHAARGLRGTAVQADPARPAIVRVERAGTIRGAVRGGAGACRVRADGPRSAVATGTGSDCAFVLAQLPAGRYELSVRRGDTVGAASVELAAGASAAVTVELAAEATVVARLVDATGAGVAGQLPLLIGADTASIGAVIFEAVNGARARSDARGRIELRAAVGPAALAVLSPDGQRMRLMRPVTIVAPTPDLGTLTLAP; encoded by the coding sequence ATGCGCCGCTGGGCGCTGGCGGCGCTGGTCCTGATGATCGTGGTGGCGGCGGTGATGGTCGCGCGACGGCAGCGTCCACGCGGCGGCGGGGCGCGACCGACCGCGGACGTCGTGATCGTGGCCGGCGGCGAGCGGAAGGTCGCGGGGGCGACGCTGCGGGGTGCGGTGGTCGACGACGCCACCGGCGCGCCGGTCGCGGCGGCGGCGATCGCCGTCGTCGCGCGGGGCGGGGCGTCGGCGGGGCGGGCGCGGGTGGTCGAGGGCGACAGCGCCGGTGAGTTCGCGCTGCGGCTGGCGGCGGGGCGGTATCTGGTGCGGGCGGCGGCGGACGGGCGGGCGCAGCGCGCGCCGGTGGAGGTGGTCATCGTCGATGGCGCCGACCGCGAGGTGACGCTGCGGGTGGTGACGATGGCGGCCGCCGTCACGGGGACGGTGATGGACCTGGAGAGCGGCGTGCTGACGGGCGCGAGCGTCGAGGCGATCGAGCTGGGGACCCGGGACAGCGCGCCGGTGGTGGCGGTGACCGATGGCGCCGGGCGTTACCGGCTGGCGCTGGCGGCGGGGCCGTACCTGTTGACGGCGCGGTTCGACGGCTACGTCGACGGTGAGCGCCGGGTCATGGTCGAGCGCGGCGCGCGGGTCGAGGACTTCCGCCTGGCGCCCGCGGCGACGATCCGCGGGCGGGTGCTCCGGGCCGAGGACCGTGGACCGATCGCGGGCGCGTGCGTGCAGGTCGAGGCGGCGGATGAGCTGGCCGGGTTCGTGCCGGCGGCGGTTCGGCCGTGTGTGACCAGCGGCGCTGACGGCGCGTACGAGCTCACGGGCGTCTCGCCCGGTGTGGTGTCGCTGGGCGCGCGGGCGCCAGGCTGGGGCCAGGCGACCGCGGTGCAGGTGTCGGTCGGGATCGGCGAGACCCGCGACGGGGTCGAGCTCTTGCTCGAGGCCGCGTCGGATGTCCACGGGGTAGTGGTCGATCAGCGAGAGCGACCGATCGAAGGCGTGGCGATCGTGGCGACGAGGCCGGAGGATCTCGGGGTCACGGCTGCCCGGGCCACCAGCGACGCGGCGGGCGCGTTCGTCCTCGAGGGCCTGACGGTGGGGCATTACCTCGTGCGCTCCACTCCGGGGCAGGCGGCGCTGGCGACCGCCGCGGCCGCGATCGCGGTGCCGTCGTCGGAGTCCCTGGTGCTGCGGGTGGCGCGCGGGGTTTCGGTCTCGGGGCAGGTGTCGCCGGCGCGACCGGGGCAGGTGCGGGTGACCCGGCCGCTCGAGGCGATCTCGCTCGACGGGCTCGGGACCAGCGTGACAGCCGAGGCGCTCTTGACCGCGCCGATCGACGAGCAGGGTCGCTTCCAGCTGGATGACGTGCCGGCGGGGACCTGGGACCTCGTGGCGTCGACCGAGCAGGGCGGTGGGTCGGCGCGCGTCGAGGTGCAGGACGTCGACCTGCGCGACGTGACGATCGTGCTCGACCGCCTGGCGTCGATCTGCGGGACGGTCCGCGAGGCCAGCGGCGGCACGCTGGGCGCGGTCACCGTGACGCCGTCACTGCGTAACCAGCCTGTGTCGCTGCCCACGACCGCGTACCGGCACTTGCGCCACGCCAGCGCGCACGGCGGGACGCCGATCGGGAGCGACGGCAGCTTCTGTCTGCGCGACCTGTCCCCAGGCGACTACCTGCTGGTCGCGCGCGACGACCGCCAGGCGCTGATGTGGGCGCAGCGACACCTCGACGCCGGCGGCTCGGTCACCGGGGTCACGCTGGAGCCGGGCGAACAGCGCACGGGCTATGTGCTCGAGGTCCACCGCCCGCTGGTCACCCTCCGCGGGCGCGTCGTCGACGAGCAGGGCGCGCCGGTGGCGGACGCGCTGGTGACCGCCGACCGCGACGGCGCGATCGGCGGCAGCGCGTCGGTGCACTTCCCGCTGATCGAGCAGAGCGGACCGGCGGGGCCGGCGGTCACCGACGCCGCGGGCGAGTTCACGCTCGAGGTGCTGCCGGCGCCGCACCGCCTGGTCGCCGAGCACGCCGCGCGCGGCCTCCGTGGGACCGCGGTCCAGGCCGACCCCGCGCGCCCCGCGATCGTGCGGGTCGAGCGCGCCGGCACGATCCGCGGCGCCGTGCGTGGGGGCGCCGGCGCCTGTCGCGTTCGCGCCGATGGGCCCCGCTCGGCCGTCGCCACCGGGACGGGCAGCGACTGCGCGTTCGTGCTCGCGCAGTTGCCCGCCGGACGCTACGAGCTCTCGGTCCGCCGCGGCGACACCGTCGGCGCGGCCTCGGTCGAACTCGCGGCCGGCGCCAGCGCCGCGGTCACGGTCGAGCTGGCCGCCGAGGCCACGGTGGTCGCGCGCCTGGTCGACGCGACCGGCGCCGGGGTCGCGGGACAGCTCCCGCTCTTGATCGGCGCTGACACCGCCTCGATCGGCGCGGTCATCTTCGAGGCCGTCAACGGTGCCCGCGCGCGCAGCGACGCGCGCGGCCGGATCGAGCTGCGGGCCGCGGTCGGCCCGGCGGCGCTCGCGGTGCTGTCGCCCGATGGCCAGCGCATGCGCCTGATGCGGCCGGTGACGATCGTCGCGCCGACGCCGGACCTCGGGACGCTGACGCTCGCGCCGTGA
- a CDS encoding ATP-dependent Clp protease adaptor ClpS — protein sequence MSALYLAMTAASAGVFWWLHLREGRAVERAAAKAFDEDAGIAVHVARHEAVTRRQEPSTLHVLFGLLQVDAVTTAITDAGGDVSGLEDRVLTALAEGDVGEAEAIERVLGRAAWIAQQGGRGISCADLWACFADDHAGAALDAQQIDRAAVLFRLCHGAGPPPLPASDRGTACVELRNDAYTTMELVVEALIEGFRLEPVEAERVMRSIHETGRGTLGPMPMAAARVGVIAARDLAERAASPLWVAVVPSA from the coding sequence GTGTCGGCACTCTACCTGGCGATGACGGCGGCGAGCGCCGGGGTGTTCTGGTGGCTGCACCTGCGCGAGGGGCGGGCGGTCGAGCGGGCGGCGGCGAAGGCGTTCGATGAGGACGCGGGGATCGCGGTCCATGTGGCGCGCCACGAGGCGGTGACGCGGCGCCAGGAGCCGTCGACGCTGCACGTGCTGTTCGGCTTGCTCCAGGTGGACGCGGTGACGACGGCGATCACCGACGCGGGCGGCGACGTGAGCGGGCTCGAGGATCGCGTGCTGACGGCGCTGGCCGAGGGCGACGTGGGCGAGGCGGAGGCGATCGAGCGCGTGCTGGGGCGGGCCGCGTGGATCGCGCAGCAGGGCGGCCGCGGCATCAGCTGCGCCGATCTGTGGGCGTGCTTCGCCGATGACCACGCCGGGGCGGCACTCGACGCGCAGCAGATCGATCGGGCCGCGGTGCTGTTCCGGCTCTGCCACGGCGCGGGGCCGCCGCCGCTGCCGGCGAGCGATCGCGGCACGGCCTGCGTCGAGCTGCGCAACGACGCGTACACGACGATGGAGCTGGTGGTCGAGGCGCTGATCGAGGGCTTCCGCCTCGAGCCGGTCGAGGCCGAGCGCGTGATGCGGTCGATCCACGAGACCGGGCGCGGCACGCTGGGCCCGATGCCGATGGCGGCGGCGCGGGTGGGCGTGATCGCCGCCCGCGACCTGGCCGAGCGCGCGGCGTCGCCGCTGTGGGTCGCCGTCGTCCCGAGCGCGTGA